The window AAAAGGATTGATGTTTTTGGCGGTATCGAATGGCTGGGTGACGGTCGCTTCTTCCTCAGAAACCGGTTCGGATTCGGGACTTGCAGGCATGCCGTGCAACGCTCGCTGGATCGCTTCGGTGGCGGCCATCGGACCTGCACTCTGCAATATTTGGGTGGCTTCGCGCATGCGCGCGAGGAAGCCTTCATCGATTTTCATGGAATTCTTTCGCAAGTCGAGCCATTTCAGCCTGAGTGTGCCGGGCGAGAAAGAAATGGCGTTAATGAATACGTCCGGCCAAAGCAGCCTTGACGGCGGGAGTAGCGTGTAATGCTCCCAACACAGAGATGGAGGCTATCGTTGCGACAGCCAATTCCGGAGTGACGTCTGCGGCTATGCTCGCAAGTCCCAGCACCTGGATGTGCAGCACCTGCCCGGCTGCCTGCGCGGCTTCCAGGTCAGCGCGTGAATAATGCTGCAAGCCGAGGACCAGACTTTTTCTAGCGACCGTCTGGCGAATCACTTCGCCGTGGGATTGCAACTGATTGCGAATAGCAGTGCGGATCAGATCGGTACGGTTCGAATAGAAACCTTCCTGAACCAGTAAATCGATCTGCCCGAGGTCCACCGGCCCAAGATTGATCGTAATTTTCTCGCTATCGCCTGCCTTGGGCTTGGCTTCCGTTGCAACAATGTTGTTATTTGCACTCATCATCCACCATCCATTCACCATCTCTATGGATGGTAATTCGGGACGAATGAGCAAACTTCAAGAGTTGATGCAGAGATGCGAATAACTTGAGTGCACCTCTGCACAAGATTCAGTTACGCAAGCCGCAATTGCAGATTGCATAAGGTATTGGTCTAGTTCTATTACCGGATTTATTCAAACTTGCTAATTCCAGCGCCCACCCTGCCCGGCAACGCTGTAGCGGCCGGCACCGAGGAATGCGACGGCTAGCGCGGAAATCAGGAACATCGCCTGCAACTCCAGTGCCCAACCGCCGGTTTTAGCTAAAGTAAATATCTCGGCCGCGTGTACCAATGCGACCGCCACTACCATATTGACTGCGACTATCAGAGCGGCTGGACGCGTCATGACGCCAAACAATATCAATAGAGGTGCAAGCACTTCGCCGACGTAAACGAGATATCCGAATTCGGCCGGCAAACCTGTCTTCGCCACCATCGCGAGGATGCCATCGGCTCCTTTGATCAACTTCGAAATGCCATGAAAAAGAATCAGTATTGCAAGCGTGACACGAAGAATCAGTTTGCCGAAGTCTTCGGAGACATTACCGGTTTGTTTGTTATTCATAATGATTCCCTCTTCAATGGTCGGTATGTTGTAAGGATGCCCATCTTTTCCAGCCACTCTGGCCGAAGTGAAATATGAACACTTCGGCAATTTTCAGATCCATCTTAACGGTGAATA is drawn from Noviherbaspirillum saxi and contains these coding sequences:
- a CDS encoding CopG family transcriptional regulator, whose amino-acid sequence is MMSANNNIVATEAKPKAGDSEKITINLGPVDLGQIDLLVQEGFYSNRTDLIRTAIRNQLQSHGEVIRQTVARKSLVLGLQHYSRADLEAAQAAGQVLHIQVLGLASIAADVTPELAVATIASISVLGALHATPAVKAALAGRIH
- a CDS encoding DoxX family protein, with protein sequence MNNKQTGNVSEDFGKLILRVTLAILILFHGISKLIKGADGILAMVAKTGLPAEFGYLVYVGEVLAPLLILFGVMTRPAALIVAVNMVVAVALVHAAEIFTLAKTGGWALELQAMFLISALAVAFLGAGRYSVAGQGGRWN